Proteins encoded by one window of Bactrocera oleae isolate idBacOlea1 chromosome 4, idBacOlea1, whole genome shotgun sequence:
- the Or43a gene encoding odorant receptor 43a — protein sequence MSTAVLDNAMLSVNVRLWKFLSVLFARDWRRCVAFVAPVCLMNAMQFVYLYQQWGDLATFILNTFFAVSVFNALLRTCLIIKNRDKFEALMEELVTLYDNIQGSDDDYAKSVLAAATKSARNISIFNLSASFSDLVVAMAYPLFQQQRVHPFGVALPVIDVTRSPLYELIYIGQLSFPFTLSSMYMPYVSLFATFSMFGKAALQILQNNLRNLCDKMKSKTEKELFELLRTNIAYHARIARYVSDFNELVTYMVLIEFLLFSCVICSLLFCINITTSMAEKISIVMYIGTMLYVLFTYYWQANGVLEMSLLVSDAAYEMQWYNCSPRFKRTLLTFIARTQNPLQIRVGQMYPMTMEVFQSLLNTSYSYFTLLHNLYND from the exons ATGTCCACCGCGGTCTTAGACAACGCGATGCTCTCAGTCAATGTGAGGCTGTGGAAGTTTCTCTCCGTACTCTTTGCACGCGATTGGCGGCGCTGTGTCGCTTTTGTGGCACCCGTTTGTCTAATGAATGCAATGCAGTTCGTTTATTTGTATCAACAATGGGGTGATTTGGCCACTTTCATATTGAATACCTTCTTTGCGGTCTCCGTTTTCAATGCCTTGCTGCGTACGTGCCTGATTATTAAGAATCGAGATAAATTTGAAGCGCTGATGGAAGAATTGGTAACATTATACGACAATATACAA GGTTCGGACGATGATTATGCAAAGAGCGTGCTGGCCGCAGCTACAAAAAGCGcaagaaatatttcaattttcaatttgtcAGCTTCGTTTTCCGATTTAGTTGTCGCAATGGCATACCCACTTTTTCAGCAACAGAGAG TTCATCCTTTCGGCGTTGCATTACCTGTCATCGATGTCACACGCTCTCCGCTCTATGAACTCATCTATATTGGTCAATTATCTTTCCCTTTCACTTTGTCCAGCATGTATATGCCCTATGTAAGTTTATTCGCCACTTTCTCTATGTTCGGAAAGGCAGCACTgcagatattacaaaataatctCAGAAATTTATGCGATAAGATGAAAAGTAAAACTGAAAAGGAACTCTTCGAGTTGCTGCGTACGAATATCGCCTATCATGCGAGAATCGCTAG atatgTAAGTGACTTTAATGAATTGGTGACCTACATGGTACTCATCGAATTTCTACTCTTCAGTTGCGTTATTTGCTCGCTGCTCTTTTGCATTAATATT ACAACCTCTATGGCAGAGAAGATTTCCATTGTCATGTATATTGGCACAATGCTGTATGTACTTTTCACTTATTACTGGCAAGCCAATGGAGTTTTAGAAATG AGCCTCCTCGTCTCAGATGCGGCTTACGAAATGCAATGGTACAATTGTAGTCCACGTTTTAAGAGAACTCTACTTACATTCATTGCACGCACGCAAAATCCATTACAG atTCGCGTTGGTCAAATGTATCCAATGACAATGGAGGTATTTCAATCACTGCTTAACACATCGTACTCCTATTTTACTCTTTTACATAATCTCTATAATgattga